The Halomonas sp. 'Soap Lake #6' genomic sequence CGCCAGAGCCGCCGCCGAGAAAAAGTAACCGATGACAATGAACTGGCGGTTCGGCATTTATCAGAATTAAAGGCTGGCGCACCGGTGGTGCATCAAGCCCACGGCGTTGGCCGGTACTTAGGGCTCGAAACCCTAGAGGCAGGCGGGCAGGCCAATGAGTTTCTGGCGCTTTCCTACGCTGATGGTGCAAAGCTCTACGTGCCAGTCGACAGCCTGCACCTGATCTCACGCTACAGCGGCGCCGACGATGAAATGGCGCCACTCAATAAGCTGGGTTCAGACCAGTGGGAAAAAGCACGACGTAAAGCCGCTGAGAAGATTCGTGATACCGCCGCCGAGCTATTAGATGTATATGCCCGACGCGAAGCCCAACAAGGCGTGGTCTACGATGCTCCCGGCGAAGATTACACACGCTTTGCGGCTAGTTTCCCGTTTGAGGAAACGCCCGACCAGCAAGCGGCGATCGAAGCAGTTATTAGCGACATGACCTCCCCTCAACCCATGGATCGCGTTGTATGCGGCGACGTAGGGTTTGGTAAAACCGAAGTTGCCATGCGAGCAGCGTTTCTCGCCGTCCAATCTGGTCGCCAAGTGGTTGTACTGGTCCCAACTACCCTACTGGCTCGCCAACACTTTGAGAATTTCCGTGATCGTTTTGCCGACACCGCTGTCAATATCAGCTTAATTTCGCGCTTTACCGCTGGTAAAGAGATGGCCCAAACGCTGGAGAGCATCAAAGAGGGTCGCACCGATATTGTCATCGGCACTCATAAGCTGCTTTCAAAAAGCGTTGAACTCCCAAAGATAGGGCTTCTAATCATTGATGAAGAGCACCGTTTTGGTGTCGCTCAAAAAGAGAAGCTAAAAACACTGCGCGCTGAAATCGACATCCTGACACTAACCGCAACGCCAATCCCCCGCACCCTGAATATGGCGATGAGCGGCATCCGGGATCTTTCAATCATTGCTACCCCGCCCGCCCGCCGCCTATCCGTCAAAACCTTTGTTCAACAGCACAACAGCAGCATTATAAAAGAAGCCCTGTTGCGTGAAATCTTACGCGGTGGCCAAGTTTACTTCTTGCACAACGAAGTCAAAACCATTGAAAACACTGCCGAACAAATCCGCGAGTTAATACCTGAAGCCAGGGTTGCGGTGGCCCACGGTCAGCTGCCTGAACGCAGCCTTGAAAGGGTAATGTCGGATTTCTACCATCGTCGCTTCAATGTACTGGTGTGCTCAACCATTATCGAAACCGGCATTGATGTGCCCACCGCCAACACCATCTTGATTGAGCGCGCAGACAAATTTGGCCTCGCGCAGCTACACCAACTGCGCGGGCGCGTAGGGCGAAGCCACCACCAAGCCTATGCCTACCTGTTAACGCCACCCCCCAAGGCCATGACCCGCGATGCTGTTAAACGCCTGGAGGCGATTAGTGCGTCTGATGACTTAGGCGCTGGCTTCACTCTGGCCAGCCACGATATGGAGATCCGCGGCGCTGGCGAGCTACTTGGCGACGAACAGAGCGGCCAGATGGAAACCATTGGCTATACGCTCTATATGGAAATGCTCGACCGCGCAGTGAAAGCGATTCGCGCAGGCAAAACACCCAACATTGATGCGCCCTTCAATAACGGCGTAGAAATTAGCCTGAACTTGCCGGCACTGATACCTGCAGATTACATCCATGACGTACAGCAGCGGCTGGTCATGTATAAGCGCATTGCCAACACTCAGAGCGAAGCTGAGCTTAAAGAGCTTCAGGTTGAGCTGATTGACCGCTTTGGCCTACTTCCGGCTCCGCTGAAAAATCTAATTCGCCAAACCAAGCTGCGCCAACGCGCCGAAGCCCTTGGCGTTGCGCGAATCGAGGCAGGTGACAACAAAGGCCGCATACTGTTTAGCAGCACCACCCAAGTAGACCCTTTCACCCTGGTAACACTGATTCAAAAGTCACCACAGCACTATCGCTTGGACGGCTCAGACACTTTACGGTTTGAATTTACAATGGAAACAATCGAACAGCGTTTTGAAAAGGTTGAAACTCTGTTAACTACACTGAATCAAAAAGTAGCGGCGGCGTGAACCTTGGGGCAAACTTGTACTTAAGCAGCACAAATCAAGCATTGCGCCTGGCTATTTTAAGGCGCAACTGCACTCTGCTACCCATGTTGCCTTAACCCTACTGCCTACACGATTAGGAAAAACCATGAACACTCGCCATTTTCTCAACCTTTGGGGGCCAACCAGCTTAGCAGTCCTGCTGGCAGCCAGTCTTTCCAGCCCAGTTTATGCAGATCCTTCCAGTACCCAGGAGCAAGCCAGCAACGAACCAGCCATGCTTGATGAAGTAGCCGTGGCTAGCGCAGAGCAAGCAGCACATCGCGAACTCCCGCGCGGCCATTTTCACTTACCTGAAACGGGCGACATCATTGGTGAGTACTACACGGTAACAGTGGAAGACCCTGAAGAGACATTGATTGATATCGCTCGTCGACACAATATCGGCTTCGAAGAAATTCGCATGGCTAACCCAGATGTAAGTTTATGGGTGCCCGGCGCAGGCACTGAAGTAGTGATTCCTGCTCAGTATATCCTGCCCCCCGCCCCTCGCGAGGGTGTGGTCATCAACCTTTCTGAACTGCGTCTTTACTACTACCCTGCCAACAACCCCGGCATTGTTGAAACCTATCCGGTTAGCGTTGGCCGTGATGGTTTTGCTACCCCCGTGGGCATCACGCGTACGACGGTAAAAGTTAAGGACCCTGCCTGGGCACCACCAGCTTCTATGCGCCGTGAAGCAGCAGCACGCGGGGAACCCGCTCCGGCGATAGTCCCCCCTGGCCCAAACAACCCCCTTGGTCGCCACGCTATTCTACTGGCGATGCCTAGCTACCTGATTCACGGCACCAACCGCCCAGATGGCGTGGGTATGCGCGCCAGCCGCGGCTGCATTCGCATGTACCCAGAAGATATCGAGTCCCTCTATGACCGACTGCCAAGTGGCACGCAAGTAAATCTTATGGATGCGCCATTTAAAGCAGGCTGGGGAGCTGACGGCACACTGTTCGTTCAGTCTTATCCTCAACTGGAAGAGAACACCGAAGGTGCAGAGCCACTCCAAGACGCCTTAGCGCGCCTGAATGACTTGGTAGAAGATCAGGTCACGGTGGATGAGGAACAAATCAAACGTGCGATTGAAGAGCCCAATGGCCGCTTTATAGCGCTATATGGACCCCAAGCCCAAGAACCAGCACCGGCAGAAGCACCGGTCCAACTGGAAGGCTTACTTGAAGAAGTAGAGATCAGCACTGCCATGCATCTGGAGGGAGAGGCATAACTCTCCTCTCGAAAACCAAAAATCGATAGCCACAAATCGATAGCCACAAAAAAACCCCGCCGAAGCGGGGTTTTTTACATCCACAGCAACCTCTGAGCCTAAAAACTGCTCAGTGGCCCAAGCAGAATTACTTCTGCATAGAACGCTGGAACATACGGTTCATTTCTTCACGGTTCTGCTCAGACATCTGCAGGGCAGCTTGCGCGTCGCGCTGAGCTTGGTTAGCAGTGTTCAGAGCTTGTGAAGCCATGCTGCGAGCTTCTGCAGCGTCAGCTTGTGCAGATTCAGCAGTCATGCGAACTTCTTCCAGAGCACTGGTAGAAGCACAACCAGCCAGGATTGCCAGAGAAGCGGCAGCGGCAGTCATCTTCAGAGCAGTTTTAAGAGTCATAGTGTTCTCCTTGAGTCTTCCTTGGGTACAACGTTTAGGGTATGACAAACAGTAAGGCTAAAGTGTTAGCTTAAATTTGTCTACCTGCGGTGCAGGTTCTTTACAGCGACTTGTACCATGGAGAACCTCCAGGGCACGCAAGTCAAACGCTGTTTTATAATAGACCACAGCGTATGTCTATAGCCACGTGCTTAAAACCTCGAACTTCCTTCAACAACATAAGCCTAGCGGATCACCACTCGAGTGCCAACACTTACTAATGCTGCTACACGCTCGATCTCTTCATTGGTTACAGCCACGCACCCTTGGGTCCAGTGGTAGTTACCATGAATGTCAGGGTCCCCCCTGCCAATGCCATGAATACCAATCGCACCACCGAGCGCCGTGGTCTGTGGTGGATAGCCATGGCGCCGATAGTAATCAAAGTAAGCTTCATAATCTGCTTGAGAATAAATGCCTTTCTCAAGCGCCATGCGAGCATGAGGTGGCGTAGGATAATCTATACCGATGAAAATATGCCACTGGCTTTGGTAATTAAATCGATTAATCCGAAACTCACCCAACGGCGTAACATTACCACCACGCACACGCTGTGTTTTGGCACCGGCTCTGCCCAATGAAATGGGCGCTATACGGTCGATTAGCGCATTACCACGAAAAACACTCAGCGAGGCCTCCTTGTCATCCACCAACACCCATAGCTCATTGCTATGACGCGGGATGTGGGCGCGGGAAAGGAGTGTCTCAACAAGATCTGTTGGCTGGTAATCATTTACAGGGCTGATAGTCGTTGCGTTGGCCACTACTGGCCAACCTAGAGCTAACGCCAAAAAGCGGCGGCGGTTCAAAGGCATGTTATCGCTCTCAATTCAGGCCAGTTATCGGGCCAAATAAGGCATTTATGAGAGCTTTTATACCTTATTCTCGCTGCACCTGTCAGCGATTTCTCCGCACAAAACCATTTTTTCAGGCTCAACCAATCAGGCAAACTTTTTTTCAACGAAATCAGATACCCTCAAACTCCTGCATACTACTTACCAGCTTGCGAATTTCTGCGTCGTGCCCCTCGGCCAGCGAGGTGAAAAACTCCTCCTCCGGCTCAATTTTAGCCCGCGATGCACGGTGCTGATAAAGCGCCTGCAGCTTTCGGTGGGACGCTTCAGCGGTTGCCATTAATGCATCAATGGAGTGTGCGACATGACGCTCAGTAAGCGCTTCTAATTGCGGCGGTTCGGGAAAATCCCCCGACTCATCAAACCATATCTCCAACACCTCACGATGACTGCTGCCATCGTTAAAGAGCGCCTCAAGGCCTGACTTCATCGTTAATTCACTGGACGCTAAATAGGTCAATGCCATGGCAAGACGCTGATTATCGGCCTGCTCTGCGGCGGCGCTGTACTGGCCTGCCATGCGTCCATGATAGCCCGCGGCCCATTCGATTAGATCCTTGACTTGGTTGTAGCGCATCCTTGTTCTCCTCCCGTGTCATTTTATCACCGCCGAATTGAAGCTATCGATTTGGAACACTGCCCCCTAGAGTTTAATGGCTTTGAATAGTTCCGCTGAATAGTTCCGCTGAATAGTTCCGTTACCCAATCACCACTCTTGACTGGTTTCACGAAGCGCCGCTATTTCCTGTTTAGCCGCCGCCAAGTGAGTCAGTAGCTGCTCTGTCAATGGGATCTGGCTGCCTATTGCGATCATTGAGGGGTTAACCATACGGCGCCTGGCAGCCCCCTCACTGCTATGCAGCCGCTCAAGCTGAGCTGCTAACCAGTACAGCCAACTCTCCGGCTGATGCATTAGATCACGCAGCCGCTGAAGCTCAGCAACAGCCGGGCCATCACTGGCAAGCAATTGCTGCCAGTGATGCGACTCAAGTCGTGCATGCTCGGAAACTTCTTTGAGCATAGAGTTTAACGCCAACTCAAAGAGCGCCAAGGCGCTCTCTTCTATAGCCATCTGCCGAGCAGGGGCATGCTCATCGCCCCCTATCGGCAAGCCGACCAGCAACTCAGCTTGATAAAGCAACTGGTTAGTACGGGTACGGGCACGTGGACTCACTTACGCTTATCCTCCACATGCCATTTACCGGCTTCAAAGGTTGCTTTCCAGCCAGTAGCTTTGCCATCTTCGTCGGTCATCACATACTGCTCTTTGTTCTTACGCGAGTAACGAATTTGCGCGGGGCGTCCATCTGGGTCTTCACTGGGCGCATCGAGAATAAAGTGGTACTTCTCAGGCAGCTCCTTGGCGTGCGACTTTAACTCTTTTACCAATGGCGGACGCGTTTCTCGGTTTTTAGGAAACTTGCTGGCTGCCAAGAACAAACCACTGGCGCCATCGCGCAGCACGTAATGGTCATCCACCTTTTGGCAGGCAAGCTCCGGCATGGGGATAGGATCCATTTTAGGCGGTGCTACTTCGCCACTTTTCAATAGTTTCCGAGTATTTTTACACTCGCTATTGGTGCAGCCAAAGTATTTCCCAAAACGACCAGACTTGAGCTGCATCTCCGAGCCACACTTGTCGCACTCAATGACCGGCCCATCGTAGCCTTTGATCTTGAACTTACCGAATTCAATATCGTACCCATCGCAATCGGGGCTATTACCACAAATATGCAGTTTGCGGGTTTCATCAATCAGGTAGTTATCCATCGCAGTGCCACACTTTGAACAACGGCGTTTGGCCCGCAATGCATCGGTTTCAGCCTCTTCGCCAGCATCTTCGGCGACCGCTTCTTCACCAGGAATTAGATCAATAGTGGTTTTGCAGCGCTCTTTAGGGGGCAAGTTGTAGCCACTGCAGCCAAGAAACACCCCAGTAGATGCCGTACGAATCTGCATTTTCCGACCGCAGCTTGGGCAGTCGATATCAGTGGACACCGGCTGATTAGGACGCATACCGTCGTCACTTTCAGCCTTGCTTAGCTCAACACGAAACTCTTCGTAAAAAGCATCCAACAACGCTTGCCAGTTGCGTTCGCCTTCAGCCACTTCATCCAGACTATCTTCCATGCGCGCTGTGAAAGAGTAGTCCATAAGATCAGGAAAGGACTCTTTTAGGCGCTCAGTAACGATGTCACCCAACTTTTCAGCATAAAAGCGCCGGTTTTCTAACTTTACATAACCACGGTCCTGGATCGTGGAGATAATTGACGCATAGGTAGATGGTCGGCCAATACCTTGTTTCTCTAACTCTTTTACCAAACTTGCCTCCGTGTAGCGCGGAGCAGGCTTGGTAAAGTGTTGCTGTGGATCAAGTTTTTCCAGCCCCATCGGCGTGCCTTTTGGCAGGTCGGGTAGGCTTTGGTCTTCGTTCTTTCCGCTGGGCTTCATCACTCGGGTGTAGCCATCAAACTTCAGCACGCGTCCTTTGGCACGCAGATCGTAACCATCCACTTCGACACTTAACGTGCTGGACAGGTACTCAGCAGGTGTCATTTGGCAAGCCACAAACTGGCGCCAAATAAGTTCGTAAAGCCGTTCAGCGTCACGCTCCATACCCGACAGATCCGTCGCTTTACGCTCAACACTGGATGGTCGGATCGCCTCATGGGCCTCTTGGGCACTCTCCTTACTGCTAAAACGGTTCGGCGCCTCTGGCAAGTAGCGCGCACCATACTCGTCACCAATAAACGACCGCACACTCTCCACTGCATCTTTTGAAAGATTCGTGGAGTCAGTACGCATGTAGGTGATATAGCCCGCTTCATAGAGACGCTGGGCCATGGTCATGGTTTTCTTAACTGAAAAGCCTAACCGACCACTCGCTGCCTGCTGAAGCGTCGAGGTGATGAACGGTGCCGTTGGCTTGGAACTGGTTGGCTTGTCTTCCCTCGAGGTGATTTCAAGCTTAGCCTTGCGCAGCGCTGCGATACGGTCAAGGGTGTCTTTTTCTGACGTTGGACGGAATGCTTTACCATCCTGTCGCGCCAGCGCAAAGCGAACCAGTTCGCCATCTGGGGAAACCAAGTCGGCGTGGACATCCCAAAACTCCTCTGGGATAAACGCACGAATTTCACGTTCGCGTTCGACAATTAGGCGCACAGCCACCGACTGAACACGTCCAGCAGAAAGCCCGCGAGCAACTTTAGCCCACAACAACGGCGAAAGCATAAAGCCCACGACACGATCTAAAAAGCGCCTGGCCTGCTGTGCTTCGACACGGGGAATATTGAGCGTCCCAGGGTCTTTGAAGGCATCTTGAATAGCATTTTTAGTGATTTCATTAAAAACCACACGCTTATAGCGGCTATTATCACCACCAATGGTTTCGCGTAGATGCCAAGCGATGGCTTCTCCTTCGCGATCCAAATCCGTTGCGAGATAAACAGCGTCGGCCTTTTCTGCCAGCTTTTTAAGCTCAGCAACAACCTTCTCTTTCCCGGGCAATACTTCGTAACGAGCTTTCCACCCATTGTCTGGGTCAATACCCATGCGGCGTATCAACTGGTCCTGGGCTTTGCGCTGCTTGTACTCCGCTTTCTCTTCCACGGACATTTTACGCGTTGCCGCGGCCTGGCGCGCGCGCTCCTGGGGATCGGAGGCTGCCTTGCCTGAGCCGCTGGTCGGCAGATCACGTATGTGACCCACACTCGACTTCACGATGAAATCGTTGCCGAGGTACTTATTTATCGTCTTCGCTTTCGCTGGCGATTCGACGATGACCAGTGACTTGCCCATAGTGCTCCACTTTCCTATTGCTTAGGCTTGTCTAGCCCATGCTCTGAATACGGTGCCGCAACAATCATAGATTTGCGACCGCGTGAAAAATGCGCCTACCCTACCCCAGCACTTCGTTAAGCGCTAGTAGCAACCCAGCAGCAGGGAGCCATATTAATTATGAGAGGAGCCGCGTCGCACCCGGCTCTTTTTCATCTCAAAGTAGCTAGACACTAGACTGCCTCTACGCGGACGGCAACCTAAATGCACTTTAAACAAACAAAGCGCCCCTGCTTGAAAGCAGGGGCGCATGAACCGCCAAACCCTTGTTTTAACGCTTACGCGGTGTATTACGGCGCGTAGCAGGAGTGGGTTTGGGCTTCTCTGGCTCTATTTGCTCAGCACTCGCAACCGGCTGCGCTTTACTAGTAACGTCAGTATCAGCAACGTCAGTATCAGCAACGTCAGTCGCGCTCGCCTCAGGAGCTGCCGAGGAATTTTTCGCATCAGCATTAGGAGCAGTGCCAGAAGTGCCTTTATCAGTACCGGGGGTACCTTTGGGGCTAGGCTCGACAACTTTATCAGCTGGTTTTTCAGTTACTTTTTCAGTTACTTTTTTAGAGACTGCTTTTGTAGGAGCTTCTTTGGGAGCTGCTTCAGCACTCTTTTCAGCCGCTGGGGAAGTCACCGCAGGTTTAGGGCTAGGCTCAGCCGGGCGCGCCTGGTCAAATAGCGCCTTCACTTGGCTAAAGCGCTCTGCAGCATGGGCTGAAAGCTCACCACTAGCCGCCAACACATGCTCCATGTGCTCCACGTGACTATCAATATCCTTATTACTCTGCCCTTCGAGCAGTACTGGTAAGGTA encodes the following:
- the topA gene encoding type I DNA topoisomerase; the encoded protein is MGKSLVIVESPAKAKTINKYLGNDFIVKSSVGHIRDLPTSGSGKAASDPQERARQAAATRKMSVEEKAEYKQRKAQDQLIRRMGIDPDNGWKARYEVLPGKEKVVAELKKLAEKADAVYLATDLDREGEAIAWHLRETIGGDNSRYKRVVFNEITKNAIQDAFKDPGTLNIPRVEAQQARRFLDRVVGFMLSPLLWAKVARGLSAGRVQSVAVRLIVEREREIRAFIPEEFWDVHADLVSPDGELVRFALARQDGKAFRPTSEKDTLDRIAALRKAKLEITSREDKPTSSKPTAPFITSTLQQAASGRLGFSVKKTMTMAQRLYEAGYITYMRTDSTNLSKDAVESVRSFIGDEYGARYLPEAPNRFSSKESAQEAHEAIRPSSVERKATDLSGMERDAERLYELIWRQFVACQMTPAEYLSSTLSVEVDGYDLRAKGRVLKFDGYTRVMKPSGKNEDQSLPDLPKGTPMGLEKLDPQQHFTKPAPRYTEASLVKELEKQGIGRPSTYASIISTIQDRGYVKLENRRFYAEKLGDIVTERLKESFPDLMDYSFTARMEDSLDEVAEGERNWQALLDAFYEEFRVELSKAESDDGMRPNQPVSTDIDCPSCGRKMQIRTASTGVFLGCSGYNLPPKERCKTTIDLIPGEEAVAEDAGEEAETDALRAKRRCSKCGTAMDNYLIDETRKLHICGNSPDCDGYDIEFGKFKIKGYDGPVIECDKCGSEMQLKSGRFGKYFGCTNSECKNTRKLLKSGEVAPPKMDPIPMPELACQKVDDHYVLRDGASGLFLAASKFPKNRETRPPLVKELKSHAKELPEKYHFILDAPSEDPDGRPAQIRYSRKNKEQYVMTDEDGKATGWKATFEAGKWHVEDKRK
- a CDS encoding L,D-transpeptidase family protein, whose amino-acid sequence is MNTRHFLNLWGPTSLAVLLAASLSSPVYADPSSTQEQASNEPAMLDEVAVASAEQAAHRELPRGHFHLPETGDIIGEYYTVTVEDPEETLIDIARRHNIGFEEIRMANPDVSLWVPGAGTEVVIPAQYILPPAPREGVVINLSELRLYYYPANNPGIVETYPVSVGRDGFATPVGITRTTVKVKDPAWAPPASMRREAAARGEPAPAIVPPGPNNPLGRHAILLAMPSYLIHGTNRPDGVGMRASRGCIRMYPEDIESLYDRLPSGTQVNLMDAPFKAGWGADGTLFVQSYPQLEENTEGAEPLQDALARLNDLVEDQVTVDEEQIKRAIEEPNGRFIALYGPQAQEPAPAEAPVQLEGLLEEVEISTAMHLEGEA
- a CDS encoding L,D-transpeptidase family protein; the protein is MPLNRRRFLALALGWPVVANATTISPVNDYQPTDLVETLLSRAHIPRHSNELWVLVDDKEASLSVFRGNALIDRIAPISLGRAGAKTQRVRGGNVTPLGEFRINRFNYQSQWHIFIGIDYPTPPHARMALEKGIYSQADYEAYFDYYRRHGYPPQTTALGGAIGIHGIGRGDPDIHGNYHWTQGCVAVTNEEIERVAALVSVGTRVVIR
- the mfd gene encoding transcription-repair coupling factor; translation: MPSFSLLEPPQPQGTRDTLFLTAPPGSATALALAQVASTAPLLVITPNTASAQRLEQDLSFYSSVPVLPFPDWETLPYDSFSPHQDIISARLRTLRQLQDGVRGIVLVPINTLMQRLPPVEYIAGRVMTLQTGARLNRETFRESLSRAGYRAVETVYEPGEYAMRGAIIDLFAMGMDEPIRIDLFDDEIDTLRHFDPGNQRSTDKVDIIELLPAHEYSLSRSAIACFREQFETLFDVDPRQCPFYNDALKAIPSPGLEHYLPLFFDETASLFEHLTDDTRIALLPGIFQAAEQHWQAIESRYVNLGVDPTRPLIPPHRAFFPVSEVFSAIKARPRLELTHDEEHRHALTPDAQELPALAINARAKQPLSALSAFLGTQTDTRILFTAESRGRREALEEILAPLRLKLPHVDSFHAFLDSPHHLAITESQVSSGLWLTQPNVAVISETELFGDVVRQSRRREKVTDDNELAVRHLSELKAGAPVVHQAHGVGRYLGLETLEAGGQANEFLALSYADGAKLYVPVDSLHLISRYSGADDEMAPLNKLGSDQWEKARRKAAEKIRDTAAELLDVYARREAQQGVVYDAPGEDYTRFAASFPFEETPDQQAAIEAVISDMTSPQPMDRVVCGDVGFGKTEVAMRAAFLAVQSGRQVVVLVPTTLLARQHFENFRDRFADTAVNISLISRFTAGKEMAQTLESIKEGRTDIVIGTHKLLSKSVELPKIGLLIIDEEHRFGVAQKEKLKTLRAEIDILTLTATPIPRTLNMAMSGIRDLSIIATPPARRLSVKTFVQQHNSSIIKEALLREILRGGQVYFLHNEVKTIENTAEQIRELIPEARVAVAHGQLPERSLERVMSDFYHRRFNVLVCSTIIETGIDVPTANTILIERADKFGLAQLHQLRGRVGRSHHQAYAYLLTPPPKAMTRDAVKRLEAISASDDLGAGFTLASHDMEIRGAGELLGDEQSGQMETIGYTLYMEMLDRAVKAIRAGKTPNIDAPFNNGVEISLNLPALIPADYIHDVQQRLVMYKRIANTQSEAELKELQVELIDRFGLLPAPLKNLIRQTKLRQRAEALGVARIEAGDNKGRILFSSTTQVDPFTLVTLIQKSPQHYRLDGSDTLRFEFTMETIEQRFEKVETLLTTLNQKVAAA
- a CDS encoding DUF6586 family protein gives rise to the protein MSPRARTRTNQLLYQAELLVGLPIGGDEHAPARQMAIEESALALFELALNSMLKEVSEHARLESHHWQQLLASDGPAVAELQRLRDLMHQPESWLYWLAAQLERLHSSEGAARRRMVNPSMIAIGSQIPLTEQLLTHLAAAKQEIAALRETSQEW
- a CDS encoding Lpp/OprI family alanine-zipper lipoprotein, whose amino-acid sequence is MTLKTALKMTAAAASLAILAGCASTSALEEVRMTAESAQADAAEARSMASQALNTANQAQRDAQAALQMSEQNREEMNRMFQRSMQK